A portion of the Canis lupus baileyi chromosome 6, mCanLup2.hap1, whole genome shotgun sequence genome contains these proteins:
- the CXXC1 gene encoding CXXC-type zinc finger protein 1 isoform X1: MEGDGSDPEPPDAGEDSKSENGENAPIYCICRKPDINCFMIGCDNCNEWFHGDCIRITEKMAKAIREWYCRECREKDPKLEIRYRHKKSRERDSNERDGSEPRDEGGGRKRPAPDPDLQRRAGSGTGVGAMLARGSASPHKSSPQPLVATPSQHHQQQQQQQQQQQQQIKRSARMCGECEACRRTEDCGHCDFCRDMKKFGGPNKIRQKCRLRQCQLRARESYKYFPSSLSPVTPSESLPRPRRPLPTQQQPQPSQKLGRIREDEGAVASSAVKEPPEATATPEPLSDEDLPLDPDLYQDFCAGAFDDHGLPWMSDTEESPFLDPALRKRAVKVKHVKRREKKSEKKKEERYKRHRQKQKHKDKWKHPERADAKDPASLPQCLGPGCVRPAQPGSKYCSDDCGMKLAANRIYEILPQRIQQWQQSPCIAEEHGKKLLERIRREQQSARTRLQEMERRFHELEAIILRAKQQAVREDEESNEGDSDDTDLQIFCVSCGHPINPRVALRHMERCYAKYESQTSFGSMYPTRIEGATRLFCDVYNPQSKTYCKRLQVLCPEHSRDPKVPADEVCGCPLVRDVFELTGDFCRLPKRQCNRHYCWEKLRRAEVDLERVRVWYKLDELFEQERNVRTAMTNRAGLLALMLHQTIQHDPLTTDLRSSADR; this comes from the exons ATG GAGGGGGACGGCTCCGACCCAGAGCCTCCAGACGCTGGGGAGGACAGCAAGTCGGAGAACGGCGAGAACGCGCCCATCTACTGCATCTGCCGCAAACCAGACATCAACTGCTTCATGAT CGGGTGTGACAACTGCAATGAGTGGTTCCATGGGGACTGCATCCGGATCACTGAGAAGATGGCCAAGGCCATCCGGGAGTGGTACTGTCGGGAGTGCCGAG AGAAAGACCCCAAGCTGGAAATCCGTTATCGGCACAAGAAGTCACGGGAGCGGGACAGCAATGAGCGAGACGGCAGTGAGCCCCGGGATGAGGGTGGAGGGCGCAAGAGGCCTGCCCCGGATCCAGACCTGCAGCGTCGGGCGGGGTCAGGGACAGGGGTTGGGGCGATGCTTGCTCGGGGCTCTGCTTCGCCCCACAAATCCTCTCCACAGCCCTTGGTGGCCACACCCAGCCAG catcaccagcagcagcagcagcagcagcagcagcagcagcagcagatcaAACGGTCAGCCCGCATGTGTGGCGAGTGTGAGGCCTGCCGGCGCACCGAAGACTGTGGCCACTGTGACTTTTGTCGGGACATGAAGAAGTTTGGGGGCCCCAACAAGATCCGGCAGAAGTGCCGGCTGCGTCAGTGCCAGCTGCGGGCCCGG GAATCGTACAAGTACTTCCCTTCCTCG CTCTCGCCAGTGACGCCCTCAGAGTCCCTGCCACGGCCTCGCAGGCCACTGCCTAcccagcagcagccacagccaTCACAGAAGCTGGGGCGCATCCGTGAGGACGAGGGGGCAGTGGCATCATCAGCAGTCAAGGAGCCACCTGAGGCTACGGCTACACCTGAGCCACTCTCAGATGAGGACCTACCACTGGATCCTGACCTGTACCAGGACTTCTGTGCAGGGGCCTTTGATGACCATGGCCTG CCCTGGATGAGCGACACAGAGGAGTCTCCATTCCTGGACCCTGCCCTACGGAAGAGAGCAGTGAAAGTGAAGCACGTAAAGCGTCGGGAGAAGAAATCCGAGAAGAAG AAGGAAGAGAGATATAAGCGGCATCGGCAGAAACAGAAGCACAAGGACAAATGGAAACACCCAGAGCGCGCCGACGCTAAGGATCCTGCATCACTACCGCAGTGCCTGGGACCTGGCTGTGTGCGCCCTGCCCAGCCCGGCTCCAAGTATTGCTCAGATGACTGTGGCATGAAGCTGGCAGCCAA ccGCATCTATGAGATCCTCCCCCAGCGCATCCAGCAGTGGCAGCAGAGTCCCTGCATTGCTGAGGAGCACGGGAAGAAGCTGCTCGAACGTATTCGCCGTGAGCAGCAGAGTGCCCGTACCCGCCTTCAGGAGATGGAGCGCCGATTCCATGAACTTGAGGCCATCATTCTTCGTGCCAAGCAGCAGGCTGTCCGTGAGGATGAGGAG AGCAATGAGGGTGACAGTGATGACACGGACCTGCAGATCTTCTGCGTCTCCTGCGGGCACCCTATCAACCCACGTGTTGCCTTGCGCCACATGGAGCGCTGCTATGCCAAG TATGAGAGCCAGACGTCCTTTGGGTCCATGTACCCCACACGCATTGAGGG AGCTACACGACTCTTCTGTGATGTCTACAACCCTCAGAGCAAGACATACTGTAAACGGCTCCAGGTGCTGTGCCCCGAGCACTCCCGGGACCCCAAA GTGCCAGCTGATGAGGTATGTGGGTGCCCTCTTGTACGTGATGTCTTTGAGCTCACGGGTGACTTCTGCCGCCTGCCCAAACGCCAGTGTAACCGCCATTActgctgggagaagttgcggcgTGCTGAAGTGGACCTGGAGCGTGTGCGCGTG TGGTACAAGCTGGATGAGCTGTTTGAGCAGGAACGCAACGTTCGCACAGCCATGACTAACCGGGCAGGATTACTGGCCCTGATGCTGCACCAAACGATCCAGCATGACCCGCTCACTACCGACCTGCGCTCCAGTGCTGACCGCTGA
- the CXXC1 gene encoding CXXC-type zinc finger protein 1 isoform X2 — protein MEGDGSDPEPPDAGEDSKSENGENAPIYCICRKPDINCFMIGCDNCNEWFHGDCIRITEKMAKAIREWYCRECREKDPKLEIRYRHKKSRERDSNERDGSEPRDEGGGRKRPAPDPDLQRRAGSGTGVGAMLARGSASPHKSSPQPLVATPSQHHQQQQQQQQQQQQQIKRSARMCGECEACRRTEDCGHCDFCRDMKKFGGPNKIRQKCRLRQCQLRARLSPVTPSESLPRPRRPLPTQQQPQPSQKLGRIREDEGAVASSAVKEPPEATATPEPLSDEDLPLDPDLYQDFCAGAFDDHGLPWMSDTEESPFLDPALRKRAVKVKHVKRREKKSEKKKEERYKRHRQKQKHKDKWKHPERADAKDPASLPQCLGPGCVRPAQPGSKYCSDDCGMKLAANRIYEILPQRIQQWQQSPCIAEEHGKKLLERIRREQQSARTRLQEMERRFHELEAIILRAKQQAVREDEESNEGDSDDTDLQIFCVSCGHPINPRVALRHMERCYAKYESQTSFGSMYPTRIEGATRLFCDVYNPQSKTYCKRLQVLCPEHSRDPKVPADEVCGCPLVRDVFELTGDFCRLPKRQCNRHYCWEKLRRAEVDLERVRVWYKLDELFEQERNVRTAMTNRAGLLALMLHQTIQHDPLTTDLRSSADR, from the exons ATG GAGGGGGACGGCTCCGACCCAGAGCCTCCAGACGCTGGGGAGGACAGCAAGTCGGAGAACGGCGAGAACGCGCCCATCTACTGCATCTGCCGCAAACCAGACATCAACTGCTTCATGAT CGGGTGTGACAACTGCAATGAGTGGTTCCATGGGGACTGCATCCGGATCACTGAGAAGATGGCCAAGGCCATCCGGGAGTGGTACTGTCGGGAGTGCCGAG AGAAAGACCCCAAGCTGGAAATCCGTTATCGGCACAAGAAGTCACGGGAGCGGGACAGCAATGAGCGAGACGGCAGTGAGCCCCGGGATGAGGGTGGAGGGCGCAAGAGGCCTGCCCCGGATCCAGACCTGCAGCGTCGGGCGGGGTCAGGGACAGGGGTTGGGGCGATGCTTGCTCGGGGCTCTGCTTCGCCCCACAAATCCTCTCCACAGCCCTTGGTGGCCACACCCAGCCAG catcaccagcagcagcagcagcagcagcagcagcagcagcagcagatcaAACGGTCAGCCCGCATGTGTGGCGAGTGTGAGGCCTGCCGGCGCACCGAAGACTGTGGCCACTGTGACTTTTGTCGGGACATGAAGAAGTTTGGGGGCCCCAACAAGATCCGGCAGAAGTGCCGGCTGCGTCAGTGCCAGCTGCGGGCCCGG CTCTCGCCAGTGACGCCCTCAGAGTCCCTGCCACGGCCTCGCAGGCCACTGCCTAcccagcagcagccacagccaTCACAGAAGCTGGGGCGCATCCGTGAGGACGAGGGGGCAGTGGCATCATCAGCAGTCAAGGAGCCACCTGAGGCTACGGCTACACCTGAGCCACTCTCAGATGAGGACCTACCACTGGATCCTGACCTGTACCAGGACTTCTGTGCAGGGGCCTTTGATGACCATGGCCTG CCCTGGATGAGCGACACAGAGGAGTCTCCATTCCTGGACCCTGCCCTACGGAAGAGAGCAGTGAAAGTGAAGCACGTAAAGCGTCGGGAGAAGAAATCCGAGAAGAAG AAGGAAGAGAGATATAAGCGGCATCGGCAGAAACAGAAGCACAAGGACAAATGGAAACACCCAGAGCGCGCCGACGCTAAGGATCCTGCATCACTACCGCAGTGCCTGGGACCTGGCTGTGTGCGCCCTGCCCAGCCCGGCTCCAAGTATTGCTCAGATGACTGTGGCATGAAGCTGGCAGCCAA ccGCATCTATGAGATCCTCCCCCAGCGCATCCAGCAGTGGCAGCAGAGTCCCTGCATTGCTGAGGAGCACGGGAAGAAGCTGCTCGAACGTATTCGCCGTGAGCAGCAGAGTGCCCGTACCCGCCTTCAGGAGATGGAGCGCCGATTCCATGAACTTGAGGCCATCATTCTTCGTGCCAAGCAGCAGGCTGTCCGTGAGGATGAGGAG AGCAATGAGGGTGACAGTGATGACACGGACCTGCAGATCTTCTGCGTCTCCTGCGGGCACCCTATCAACCCACGTGTTGCCTTGCGCCACATGGAGCGCTGCTATGCCAAG TATGAGAGCCAGACGTCCTTTGGGTCCATGTACCCCACACGCATTGAGGG AGCTACACGACTCTTCTGTGATGTCTACAACCCTCAGAGCAAGACATACTGTAAACGGCTCCAGGTGCTGTGCCCCGAGCACTCCCGGGACCCCAAA GTGCCAGCTGATGAGGTATGTGGGTGCCCTCTTGTACGTGATGTCTTTGAGCTCACGGGTGACTTCTGCCGCCTGCCCAAACGCCAGTGTAACCGCCATTActgctgggagaagttgcggcgTGCTGAAGTGGACCTGGAGCGTGTGCGCGTG TGGTACAAGCTGGATGAGCTGTTTGAGCAGGAACGCAACGTTCGCACAGCCATGACTAACCGGGCAGGATTACTGGCCCTGATGCTGCACCAAACGATCCAGCATGACCCGCTCACTACCGACCTGCGCTCCAGTGCTGACCGCTGA